The Cloeon dipterum chromosome 3, ieCloDipt1.1, whole genome shotgun sequence genome includes a region encoding these proteins:
- the Pxn gene encoding peroxidasin isoform X3 — protein MWRPLLIVCVLAAVSRAQQQNCPSSCLCIKSTVRCMYMHLQKVPQVAHNTHTLDLRFNKIKEIQPGAFVNLKELITLLLNNNQITRLQNGVFSGLDKLKHLYLYKNRIKDIESDVFKGLPRLEQLYLHFNDLVTIHPGTFNNLGDLSRLFLQHNKLKKIPPGAFKNLVSLERLRLDSNALVCDCEMAWLVKMLKEEMKDTYTAGHCQQPVDMQGKSLTTMTDTDFHCRKPEIKEEPHDVEITFGGTVYFTCKADGDPQPNISWLRNSHTVDKNPRYSVLDDGTLMISNAVLEDVGSFECVAKNSVGHTKSRSAVMRVGRTVDKPRFAINPEDYYGHQGQQISLHCTATGQPSPTVTWSRDGRDVRSNERFRVLNNGTLTIRHSRVEDTGSYRCSASNYLGTIQTIIYVKVVGAPILTESPKNESARAGDMVLFRCLAHGQPSPTVNWYKEGQLIPHGGNVALLANGQILRIEQVKLSDAGQYTCIARNTAGQVIAGAWLSVEDERREAPVFQDQPFDLTVVPGATIEVPCSATGHPRPEIEWRKNSVPIDEDTQHKIASGGSLYIYNITEADAGVYECAAVNEKGKISAKATVTVRGMTVVAGPGDRFVVKAHQEAQSKVDKAVNDTLTSLFTRSTPATPGELLRILRYPNAEARQVARAAEIYEITLANVRKYVLAGLKLSLEDSKDFSYRELLSPNQLELVANLSGCMLHRPHVDCDDMCFHAKYRALDGTCNNLRHPMWGASLTAFVRLLPAAYENGFNLPIGWTKGLKYRGFEKPNARLVSSSLLSTTDITPDHFNSHMLMQWGQFLDHDMDHAIPSLSGESYEDGVECKGSCEFASPCYPIEIPEHDLRGRLDKCMDFVRSSAICGSGGTSVLFDSVNPREQINQLTSFIDASQVYGFSSSVASDLRNFTSQDGLMRTTNLPRVRGDLLPLEDRPFMDCRRDPREHNIGCFMAGDIRANEQVALLAMHTIWLREHNRVALKLRSFNPLWESDTIFHEARKIVGAQMQHITFTHWLPHILGPSGMEKMGAYKGYQPDVDPRVSNAFATAAFRFGHSLINPIFERLNASFHPIPEGPLPLHRAFFSPWRLVEEGGVDPLMRGMIFSPAKLKTPQQTLNSDLTERLFSAAHNVALDLAAINIQRGRDHGLPSYNDYRRFCNLSHAETFMDLRNEIKSSGVREKLEKLYGHPGNIDLWVGGILEDQVEGGKVGPTFQCILVDQFRRLRDGDRFWYEDPAVFSPAQLTQIRQTSLAAVLCNNGDSIDRVTRDVFTLPMMQRSGLVTCEEVPQIELSFWTECCQECKNSQRPEISRRVRRAADDTNQVVEEAATPAVTQAPRRRNKNPGGRTTTTSTTAPTTTTTATVATTTTATPMTTAMTTASPKPPAPEADDSEEGHHEEEEEEEAKTIEEVIAYIDKQLKRIKRKIKKLEHRIINEDSHKSLKHNSKQCTDDTGHVRLNGEIWHLDSCTQCHCLKHQITCTRNICPPLICNLPQVAITHDGECCARCTSPKA, from the exons GTTTTTGCAACACAACAAACTGAAGAAAATTCCACCCGGTGCTTTCAAGAACCTCGTTTCCCTCGAAAGACT ACGGCTGGACAGTAATGCCCTTGTTTGCGACTGCGAAATGGCGTGGCTGGTGAAGATGCTCAAGGAGGAGATGAAGGACACGTATACAGCTGGCCACTGTCAGCAGCCCGTCGACATGCAGGGCAAGTCTCTCACCACGATGACGGACACAGATTTCCACTGCC GCAAGCCGGAGATCAAGGAGGAGCCGCATGACGTCGAGATCACTTTCGGCGGCACCGTCTACTTCACGTGCAAGGCCGACGGCGACCCGCAGCCAAACATTTCCTGGCTCAGGAATAG CCACACAGTGGACAAAAACCCGCGTTATTCGGTTCTGGACGACGGCACCCTGATGATCTCGAACGCCGTGCTGGAGGACGTCGGCTCCTTTGAGTGCGTGGCCAAAAATTCTGTCGGCCACACAAAGTCAAGATCAGCGGTCATGCGGGTCGGACGCACTGTTG ATAAGCCCAGGTTCGCCATCAATCCGGAGGACTACTACGGCCACCAGGGGCAGCAGATTAGTCTGCACTGCACCGCGACCGGCCAGCCCAGCCCCACTGTTACGTGGTCCAGGGATGGCAGGGACGTCAGAAGCAACGAGCGCTTCCGGGTGTTGAACAACGGCACTCTGACTATTCGGCACTCGCGGGTCGAGGACACTGGATCGTACAGGTGCTCGGCCTCTAACTACCTCGGCACCATTCAAACCATTATTTACGTCAAAGTGGTCG GTGCTCCGATTCTGACCGAAAGTCCGAAGAACGAGAGTGCACGAGCCGGCGACATGGTTCTGTTCCGATGCCTCGCCCACGGTCAGCCATCACCGACCGTCAACTGGTACAAAGAGGGCCAGCTTATCCCACACGGCGGAAATGTCGCTCTTCTCGCCAACG GTCAAATCCTGCGAATCGAACAAGTGAAGTTGTCGGATGCGGGGCAGTACACGTGCATCGCGCGCAACACGGCCGGGCAGGTGATCGCCGGCGCGTGGCTCAGCGTGGAGGACGAACGTCGAGAGGCACCTGTGTTCCAGGACCAGCCGTTCGACTTGACCGTCGTCCCTGGGGCCACAATTGAAGTGCCCTGCAGCGCCACAGGACACCCACGCCCAGAAATTGAGTGGCGCAAGAACAGCGTGCCCATCGATGAGGATACGCAACACAA GATCGCGTCTGGCGGCAGTTTGTACATCTACAACATCACCGAGGCCGACGCCGGAGTTTACGAGTGCGCCGCAGTCAacgaaaaaggcaaaatttcgGCGAAAGCCACCGTCACTGTCAGAG GCATGACGGTGGTTGCTGGGCCGGGCGACAGGTTCGTGGTAAAGGCGCACCAAGAAGCGCAAAGCAAGGTGGACAAGGCAGTCAACGACACCCTAACGTCGCTCTTCACGCGCTCGACGCCTGCCACCCCGGGCGAGCTGCTGCGAATCCTGCGCTACCCCAATGCTGAGGCCAGGCAAGTGGCCAGGGCAGCCGAAATCTACGAAATCACCCTGGCTAATGTGCGAAAGTACGTGCTGGCTGGCTTGAAACTCAGTCTCGAAGATAGCAAAG ACTTTTCGTATAGAGAGCTGCTGTCGCCGAACCAGCTTGAGCTGGTCGCCAACCTGTCCGGCTGCATGCTGCACAGGCCGCACGTGGACTGCGACGACATGTGCTTCCACGCCAAGTACAGGGCGTTGGACGGCACCTGCAACAACCTGAGACACCCGATGTGGGGCGCCTCACTCACCGCTTTCGTCCGCCTTCTCCCAGCTGCCTACGAAAACGGATTTAATCTGCCAATAG GCTGGACAAAAGGGCTCAAGTACCGCGGCTTTGAGAAGCCGAATGCTCGCCTCGTTTCCAGCTCTTTGTTGAGCACCACCGACATCACCCCCGACCACTTTAACAGCCACATGCTGATGCAGTGGGGTCAGTTCCTGGACCACGATATGGACCACGCCATTCCTTCGCTCAGCGGCGAGAGCTACGAAGACGGCGTCGAGTGCAAGGG GTCATGCGAGTTCGCCTCTCCATGCTACCCGATTGAGATTCCCGAGCACGACTTGCGGGGCCGATTAGACAAGTGCATGGATTTCGTGAGGAGCAGTGCTATTTGTGGTTCCGGCGGCACTTCGGTCCTCTTCGACTCGGTCAACCCGCGCGAGCAGATAAATCAGCTCACTTCCTTCATTGATGCATCCCAG gtttATGGTTTCTCCAGTTCAGTGGCGTCAGATCTGCGAAACTTCACTAGCCAGGATGGGCTCATGAGAACAACCAACCTGCCAAGAGTCCGGGGTGACCTGTTGCCACTGGAAGACCGGCCCTTTATGGACTGCAGACGGGATCCAAGGGAGCACAACATTGGCTGCTTCATGGCTGGAGACATCAGGGCCAACGAGCAAGTGGCCCTGTTGGCGATGCACACTATCTGGCTCAGGGAACACAACAGGGTCGCCCTCAAGCTGAGGTCTTTCAACCCTTTGTGGGAGTCAGACACGATTTTCCACGAAGCACGAAAG ATTGTTGGCGCCCAAATGCAGCACATCACGTTCACCCACTGGCTGCCGCACATCCTGGGCCCCTCGGGCATGGAGAAGATGGGCGCCTACAAGGGCTACCAGCCAGACGTGGACCCTCGCGTGTCCAACGCATTCGCGACGGCTGCCTTCCGCTTCGGCCACTCGTTGATCAACCCCATTTTCGAGAGACTCAACGCCTCCTTCCACCCTATTCCCGAGGGGCCGTTGCCCCTGCACAGAGCCTTCTTCTCTCCCTGGCGCCTCGTCGAGGAGGGCGGCGTCGACCCCCTCATGAGAGGCATGATCTTTTCTCCTGCAAAGCTAAAGACGCCCCAGCAAACCTTGAATTCCGACTTGACCGAACGACTCTTCTCCGCAGCGCATAAC gtTGCGTTGGACTTGGCTGCAATTAACATTCAACGAGGTCGAGACCACGGTTTACCAAGCTACAATGACTACCGCCGATTCTGCAATTTGAGCCACGCAGAAACCTTCATGGACTTGCGCAATGAAATCAAGAGCAGTGGAGTGCGAGAAAAACTTGAGAAGTTGTACGGTCATCCAG GAAACATTGATTTGTGGGTTGGAGGCATCCTGGAGGATCAGGTGGAGGGTGGAAAGGTCGGTCCTACCTTCCAGTGCATCTTGGTTGACCAGTTCCGCAGACTCCGCGATGGAGACAg attttggTACGAGGACCCAGCCGTTTTCTCTCCAGCGCAGTTGACGCAGATCCGGCAGACGTCCCTGGCGGCTGTGCTATGCAACAACGGAGATTCAATCGACCGGGTGACCAGGGATGTGTTCACGCTACCAATGATGCAAAGGTCGGGCCTGGTGACTTGCGAGGAGGTGCCTCAGATAGAGCTCAGCTTCTGGACTGAATGCTGCCAAG AATGCAAAAACTCGCAAAGACCCGAGATATCAAGACGAGTTCGCCGTGCTGCTGACGACACAAATCAAGTTGTCGAGGAAGCTGCAACTCCTGCGGTGACCCAGGCACCAAGGAGGAGGAACAAAAACCCTGGTGGCAGAACAACGACCACCAGCACCACAGCCccaaccacaaccaccaccGCGACGGTTGCAACGACGACGACCGCCACTCCGATGACCACCGCCATGACCACGGCCTCTCCAAAGCCACCAGCTCCCGAGGCAGACGACTCAGAGGAAGGGCACCAcgaggaggaagaagaagaagaggcCAAGACTATCGAGGAGGTGATAGCGTACATCGACAAGCAGCTGAAGAGGATCAAGCGAAAGATCAAGAAACTGGAGCACAGGATCATCAACGAGGACTCGCACAAATCGCTCAAGCACAACAGCAAGCAGTGCACCGACGACACCGGACACGTCCGACTCAACGGCGAAATCTGGCACCTCGATTCATGCACGCAGTGCCACTGTTTG aAACATCAGATAACGTGCACTCGAAACATTTGCCCTCCTCTCATCTGCAACCTGCCCCAAGTGGCCATCACGCATGACGGCGAGTGCTGCGCTCGGTGCACATCTCCAAAGGCCTAG